Proteins encoded by one window of Deltaproteobacteria bacterium:
- a CDS encoding class I SAM-dependent methyltransferase: protein MALPARIQESAPETLPETSPTPVVAVGLRGDDKRHFVRGVFDRLAGRYDAMNLLISLGQTSWWRWRSLKALPLHAGMRILDVGCGTGWVVRHLAGRAPDATIEGMDLSEGMLIEARARDPQATYFQGDVTDIPREDGSYDLVTTVFTLRNFPDLDASLDDMVRVLGPGGRIFILDGFPPQGPALWRGFHALWMRHIVPLLVRPFADHRSFRYLAESILRHVTPDEVARRLEARGLTVERIHRFGLGSAAAITARRAS from the coding sequence GTGGCCCTCCCCGCGCGCATCCAGGAATCGGCACCCGAGACCCTGCCGGAGACCTCGCCGACGCCCGTCGTCGCGGTGGGGCTGCGCGGCGACGACAAGCGGCACTTCGTGCGCGGCGTCTTCGACCGGCTGGCCGGCCGCTACGACGCGATGAACCTCCTCATCTCCCTGGGGCAGACCTCCTGGTGGCGCTGGCGCTCCCTGAAGGCCCTCCCCCTCCACGCCGGGATGCGGATCCTCGACGTGGGCTGCGGCACCGGCTGGGTCGTGCGGCACCTCGCCGGCCGGGCGCCCGACGCGACGATCGAGGGCATGGACCTCTCCGAGGGGATGCTGATCGAGGCCCGCGCCCGGGACCCGCAGGCCACCTACTTCCAGGGAGACGTCACCGACATCCCCCGGGAGGACGGCAGCTACGACCTGGTCACCACGGTCTTCACCCTGCGCAACTTCCCGGACCTCGACGCCTCCCTCGACGACATGGTGCGGGTGCTCGGCCCCGGCGGGCGGATCTTCATCCTCGACGGCTTCCCGCCCCAGGGGCCCGCCCTCTGGCGCGGCTTCCACGCCCTCTGGATGCGGCACATCGTGCCCCTCCTGGTGCGGCCCTTCGCCGACCACCGCTCCTTCCGCTACCTGGCCGAGAGCATCCTGCGCCACGTCACCCCCGACGAGGTCGCTCGCCGCCTGGAGGCGCGAGGGCTCACCGTCGAGCGGATCCACCGCTTCGGCCTCGGCTCGGCCGCGGCGATCACCGCCCGCCGGGCGAGCTGA
- a CDS encoding response regulator → MASILIIDDDVAVARLLGEALAKAGHAVKIATGGSAGLQYALRTRPEVIVCDVVMPGLDGWGVLRPDSEVQDIDAVAAALSWADGEFSFDSDEVLVEDRIGMGTTGLLMEAARRLDEAGR, encoded by the coding sequence GTGGCCTCGATCCTGATCATCGATGACGACGTCGCGGTGGCCCGGCTGCTGGGGGAGGCCCTCGCCAAGGCCGGCCACGCGGTGAAGATCGCCACGGGCGGGAGCGCCGGGCTGCAGTACGCCCTGCGGACCCGGCCGGAGGTGATCGTCTGCGACGTCGTGATGCCCGGCCTCGACGGCTGGGGGGTCCTGCGGCCGGACTCCGAGGTCCAGGACATCGACGCCGTGGCCGCCGCCCTCTCCTGGGCCGACGGCGAGTTCAGCTTCGACAGCGACGAGGTGCTCGTCGAGGATCGCATCGGCATGGGCACGACCGGCCTGCTGATGGAGGCGGCCCGCCGCCTCGACGAGGCCGGCCGCTAG
- a CDS encoding serine/threonine-protein kinase, with amino-acid sequence MGNAADQGAGRAPDPLLGRIISDRYEVLSLLAKGGMGRVYRAEQQPLGRQVALKILAVNDATDDPDFRRRFLLEASICARLKHPNTVTIFDYGRTDDDVYYIAMELLEGLSLRHAIHQQAPFEPGRAVHIALQIARSLREAHGLGVIHRDLKPGNIFLVQNDEDPDYVKVLDFGLVKVVKGPDQDLTLTGQFMGSPKYMPPEQIRGQPVDARSDIYALGAILYEMACGRPPFERPAPMDVLLAHLNEPLPSMAEIAPDAPEVPFLEEVARRCLEKAPMNRYASMEELIAALRTAAAAAEVALPEGSSTSRSLSTAAVERVMASMAPLDDSLEISAIDTGPPIKERRKTALILGLVLVAVAALGAAAAWVVGQRAEHPPGPARPAPPVVAPTPAPTPDEPSGVPVLGLLSLGSRPEGARVKLGEAVLCEATPCAEVRLPGSPAPGSELRLGFELEGWRGVELPLEVLAGPMSLEAELEALPRKPRKPRRPKRPEKPAGEERPPEGYKDDPY; translated from the coding sequence ATGGGAAACGCGGCAGACCAGGGGGCCGGCAGGGCTCCGGATCCGCTCCTCGGGCGGATCATCTCGGACCGGTACGAGGTCCTCTCGCTCCTCGCCAAGGGGGGCATGGGGAGGGTGTACCGGGCCGAGCAGCAGCCCCTCGGCCGGCAGGTCGCCCTGAAGATCCTCGCGGTGAACGACGCGACGGACGATCCCGACTTCCGCCGGCGCTTCCTCCTCGAGGCCTCGATCTGCGCCCGGCTCAAGCACCCGAACACCGTCACGATCTTCGACTACGGGCGCACCGACGACGACGTCTACTACATCGCGATGGAGCTGCTCGAGGGCCTCTCCCTGCGCCACGCGATCCACCAGCAGGCGCCCTTCGAGCCGGGCCGCGCGGTGCACATCGCCCTGCAGATCGCCCGCAGCCTGCGCGAGGCCCACGGCCTCGGGGTGATCCACCGGGATCTGAAGCCCGGCAACATCTTCCTGGTGCAGAACGACGAGGATCCCGACTACGTGAAGGTCCTCGACTTCGGGCTGGTGAAGGTGGTGAAGGGCCCCGATCAGGACCTCACCCTCACCGGGCAGTTCATGGGCAGCCCGAAGTACATGCCGCCCGAGCAGATCCGCGGCCAGCCGGTCGACGCGCGCTCGGACATCTACGCCCTCGGCGCGATCCTCTACGAGATGGCCTGCGGCCGCCCGCCCTTCGAGCGGCCCGCCCCCATGGACGTGCTCCTGGCGCACCTCAACGAGCCGCTGCCCTCCATGGCCGAGATCGCGCCGGACGCGCCGGAGGTGCCCTTCCTGGAGGAGGTCGCGCGGCGCTGCCTCGAGAAGGCGCCGATGAACCGCTACGCCTCGATGGAGGAGCTGATCGCCGCCCTGCGAACGGCGGCGGCGGCGGCCGAGGTCGCCCTCCCCGAGGGCTCGAGCACCTCGCGCTCGCTCTCCACCGCCGCGGTCGAGCGGGTGATGGCCTCGATGGCGCCGCTGGACGACTCCCTCGAGATCAGCGCCATCGACACGGGTCCCCCGATCAAGGAGCGGCGCAAGACCGCGCTGATCCTGGGGCTCGTCCTCGTCGCCGTGGCGGCGCTCGGAGCGGCGGCGGCCTGGGTGGTGGGGCAGCGGGCGGAGCATCCTCCGGGGCCCGCCCGCCCGGCGCCCCCCGTGGTCGCGCCCACGCCCGCGCCCACCCCCGACGAGCCCTCCGGCGTCCCCGTCCTGGGCCTCTTGAGCCTCGGCTCCCGGCCTGAGGGCGCCCGGGTGAAGCTGGGCGAGGCCGTCCTCTGCGAGGCGACCCCCTGCGCCGAGGTGCGCCTGCCGGGCAGCCCCGCGCCCGGGAGCGAGCTGCGCCTCGGCTTCGAGCTCGAGGGGTGGCGCGGCGTCGAGCTGCCCCTGGAGGTGCTCGCCGGGCCGATGTCGCTGGAGGCCGAGCTCGAGGCGCTGCCCCGGAAGCCCCGGAAGCCCCGCCGGCCGAAGCGGCCCGAGAAGCCCGCCGGCGAGGAGCGCCCGCCGGAGGGCTACAAGGACGATCCCTACTGA
- a CDS encoding Yip1 family protein, whose product MKAQCSTCQQTFDTESFGPQDCPHCGMRVHLVDPRAQPREEPAAAAPEPPAAEARTPWEEREKRGFFAGFLETTKQALFHPRELFEPMTVSDTRGAFSYAWIATTVGGVFALLWGWIQWKTQAAQMANMTGGDPQVAELIGQMVPLMDLLYGGLGFVLLPISSVISIFLGAGLLHLMVMMVGANNRGFNATFRAYCFGQAPQLFAALPACGGMVALVWSLALSGYALIHLQRTTGGKATAAVLLVVALGCLCCCLLYGIVAASVVAAMGGGGLG is encoded by the coding sequence TTGAAAGCTCAATGCAGCACCTGCCAGCAGACCTTCGACACCGAGAGCTTCGGGCCGCAGGACTGCCCCCACTGCGGGATGCGGGTCCACCTCGTGGATCCCCGGGCCCAGCCCCGGGAGGAGCCGGCGGCCGCCGCGCCGGAGCCTCCGGCCGCGGAGGCGCGGACGCCCTGGGAAGAGCGGGAGAAGCGCGGCTTCTTCGCCGGCTTCCTGGAGACCACCAAGCAGGCGCTCTTCCACCCGCGCGAGCTCTTCGAGCCCATGACGGTCTCCGACACCCGGGGCGCCTTCTCCTACGCCTGGATCGCCACCACCGTCGGCGGGGTCTTCGCCCTGCTCTGGGGCTGGATCCAGTGGAAGACCCAGGCGGCGCAGATGGCCAACATGACCGGCGGGGATCCGCAGGTCGCCGAGCTGATCGGACAGATGGTGCCGCTGATGGACCTGCTCTACGGCGGGCTGGGCTTCGTCCTCCTCCCCATCAGCTCCGTGATCTCGATCTTCCTGGGCGCCGGCCTCCTCCACCTCATGGTGATGATGGTCGGCGCGAACAACCGCGGCTTCAACGCCACCTTCCGGGCCTACTGCTTCGGTCAGGCGCCACAGCTCTTCGCCGCCCTGCCGGCCTGCGGCGGGATGGTCGCCCTGGTCTGGAGCCTCGCCCTCTCCGGCTACGCCCTGATCCACCTGCAGCGCACCACCGGCGGCAAGGCCACGGCGGCGGTGCTGCTGGTGGTGGCGCTGGGCTGCCTCTGCTGCTGCCTCCTCTACGGCATCGTCGCGGCCTCGGTCGTCGCGGCGATGGGCGGCGGGGGCCTGGGGTGA
- a CDS encoding alpha/beta hydrolase codes for MPEGLVLPEDLLFEERIPFTTGASERALCALRRPDLPAGAPAVVYLHGGAWRWGDRFSRLLDRQAPLARAGFATFSASYTLTPEACFPAQIHDAKAAIRYLRANAGALGVDPDRIGVFGSSAGGHLACLLGTSIGVAELEGERGSPGASSAVQAVCALFPPTCFETMDTFPEGVVPELEHRSAASPEGGLLGGPLEERATNARLASPLTWIRPGAPPFLLLHGRGDPVVPFGQSEQLVEGLRAEGNAVDLIAADDLGHGGDGWARYLPEVIAFFTTHLGRA; via the coding sequence ATGCCGGAGGGCCTCGTCCTCCCGGAGGACCTCCTCTTCGAGGAGCGGATCCCCTTCACCACCGGCGCAAGCGAGCGGGCCCTCTGCGCCCTGCGCCGCCCCGACCTCCCGGCCGGGGCCCCGGCGGTGGTCTACCTGCACGGCGGCGCCTGGCGCTGGGGCGATCGCTTCAGCCGCCTCCTCGACCGGCAGGCACCCCTGGCCCGGGCGGGCTTCGCCACCTTCAGCGCCAGCTACACCCTCACCCCCGAGGCCTGCTTCCCGGCCCAGATCCACGACGCCAAGGCGGCGATCCGCTACCTGCGCGCGAACGCCGGCGCCCTCGGCGTCGATCCCGATCGCATCGGCGTCTTCGGCTCGTCGGCCGGGGGTCACCTGGCCTGCCTCCTGGGCACCAGCATCGGCGTCGCCGAGCTGGAGGGTGAGCGGGGCAGCCCGGGCGCCTCCTCGGCGGTGCAGGCGGTCTGCGCCCTCTTCCCGCCCACCTGCTTCGAGACGATGGACACCTTCCCCGAAGGGGTGGTGCCCGAGCTCGAGCACCGCTCCGCGGCGAGCCCGGAGGGCGGCCTCCTCGGCGGGCCCCTCGAGGAGCGCGCGACGAACGCGCGCCTCGCCAGCCCGCTCACCTGGATCCGCCCGGGCGCCCCGCCCTTCCTGCTGCTGCACGGCCGCGGCGATCCGGTGGTCCCCTTCGGGCAGAGCGAGCAGCTCGTCGAGGGCCTGCGCGCCGAGGGCAACGCGGTCGACCTGATCGCGGCGGACGACCTCGGCCACGGCGGCGACGGCTGGGCCCGCTACCTGCCCGAGGTCATCGCCTTCTTCACGACGCACCTGGGGCGGGCATGA
- a CDS encoding S8 family serine peptidase, with the protein MAPLPGEPLPSPLDLYLQRLTATVEGRGALALPAVFPDLRPETLVPLYARAKPGQGDALRASVLALGGSATHLSREIHAVRLPAAALAAFGALPSLSRAEASLPRRPLLDTSVPLIGADRVQTGEGLNLPLTGKGVILGLVDTGLDYRHPAFDDAEGNPRVLALWDQTTSGTPPPGFSEGHLCDAASIADESCPAASDLVGHGTHVAATAGGRDHDYGGVAPDVRFVVAKSLSFTLLAESARWIFDQADALGEPCVINMSLGGHYGPHDGTRLEEQVLDDISGPGHVLAIAAGNEGLSNLHFGATLGADPVRTVLYVEPGFGSDGGFIDLWFEDDGATLDLALRDRDDSVLAETGPRGATAPGTLVLRDGSGAAYGQVQIAWEGPDPDNGKYRANVVLVPSTSPDTTAGNPAGTFWVLSLTGTGGVHAWIASNAMLGGGAAFGNREGGDFLPGDSRTTVAMPGTAARAITVGALTSRKAWTDRDGRPFEEAALIVGDLAAFSSVGPTGDPSRTGLKPEITAPGEYIAAPFGRNALIMDRSMMLEEDVVAMRGTSMATPHVAGVVALLLEADPTLDPEAIETILTETATADGFTGEVPNDDWGHGKIDAWAAAARLVGEPAPPADPKGCGCASTGATPGLAALLLGAGLLALGLRRRRA; encoded by the coding sequence GTGGCTCCCCTGCCAGGCGAGCCGCTCCCCTCCCCCCTCGACCTCTACCTCCAGCGCCTCACAGCGACGGTCGAGGGCCGCGGAGCGCTGGCCCTCCCGGCGGTCTTCCCCGACCTGCGCCCCGAGACGCTCGTCCCCCTCTACGCCCGGGCGAAGCCCGGACAGGGCGACGCGCTACGCGCCTCGGTGCTCGCCCTCGGCGGCAGCGCCACCCACCTCTCCCGCGAGATCCACGCCGTGCGCCTCCCCGCCGCCGCGCTGGCGGCCTTCGGCGCCCTCCCCTCCCTCTCCCGGGCCGAGGCCTCCCTCCCCCGCCGTCCCCTGCTCGACACCTCGGTCCCCCTCATCGGCGCCGACCGGGTGCAGACCGGCGAGGGTCTGAACCTGCCCCTGACGGGCAAGGGCGTGATCCTCGGGCTGGTGGACACCGGCCTCGACTATCGCCACCCCGCCTTCGACGACGCGGAGGGCAACCCCCGGGTGCTCGCCCTCTGGGATCAGACCACCTCCGGGACGCCCCCGCCGGGCTTCTCCGAGGGCCACCTCTGCGACGCGGCCAGCATCGCGGACGAGAGCTGCCCCGCCGCCTCGGACCTCGTCGGCCACGGCACCCACGTCGCCGCCACCGCCGGCGGGCGCGACCACGACTACGGCGGCGTCGCCCCCGACGTGCGCTTCGTGGTCGCCAAGAGCCTCTCCTTCACCCTCCTGGCCGAGTCGGCCCGCTGGATCTTCGATCAGGCCGACGCGCTCGGTGAGCCCTGCGTGATCAACATGTCCCTGGGCGGCCACTACGGCCCCCATGACGGCACCCGCCTCGAGGAGCAGGTCCTCGACGACATCTCGGGTCCCGGCCACGTGCTGGCCATCGCCGCCGGCAACGAGGGCCTGTCGAACCTCCACTTCGGCGCCACCCTCGGCGCCGATCCGGTGCGCACGGTCCTCTACGTCGAGCCGGGCTTCGGCTCGGACGGCGGCTTCATCGATCTGTGGTTCGAGGACGACGGCGCCACCCTCGACCTCGCCCTGCGCGACCGGGACGACTCGGTCCTGGCCGAGACCGGCCCGCGCGGCGCCACCGCGCCGGGCACCCTCGTCCTGCGGGACGGCAGCGGCGCCGCCTACGGCCAGGTGCAGATCGCCTGGGAGGGGCCGGACCCGGACAACGGGAAGTACCGGGCCAACGTGGTCCTCGTCCCCTCGACCTCGCCGGACACCACCGCGGGCAACCCGGCGGGCACCTTCTGGGTGCTCTCCCTCACCGGCACCGGCGGAGTCCACGCCTGGATCGCGAGCAACGCGATGCTCGGCGGGGGCGCGGCCTTCGGCAACCGCGAGGGCGGCGACTTCCTGCCCGGCGACAGCCGCACCACCGTGGCCATGCCCGGCACGGCCGCCCGGGCCATCACCGTGGGCGCCCTGACCAGCCGCAAGGCCTGGACCGATCGGGACGGCCGGCCCTTCGAGGAGGCCGCCCTGATCGTCGGAGACCTGGCGGCCTTCTCCTCGGTGGGCCCCACCGGCGATCCCTCGCGCACGGGCCTCAAGCCGGAGATCACCGCGCCGGGCGAGTACATCGCCGCGCCCTTCGGCCGCAACGCCCTCATCATGGACCGCAGCATGATGCTGGAGGAGGACGTCGTCGCCATGCGCGGCACCTCCATGGCCACCCCCCACGTCGCCGGCGTGGTCGCGCTCCTCCTCGAGGCGGACCCCACCCTCGACCCCGAGGCGATCGAGACGATCCTCACCGAGACCGCCACCGCCGACGGCTTCACCGGCGAGGTCCCCAACGACGACTGGGGCCACGGCAAGATCGACGCCTGGGCCGCGGCGGCCCGCCTGGTGGGCGAGCCGGCGCCCCCGGCCGATCCCAAGGGCTGCGGCTGCGCGAGCACCGGGGCCACCCCCGGCCTCGCCGCCCTGCTGCTGGGCGCGGGCCTCCTCGCCCTCGGCCTGCGGAGGCGCCGCGCTTGA
- the plsY gene encoding glycerol-3-phosphate 1-O-acyltransferase PlsY encodes MSELPPLLASVVVLAYLMGSVPFGLLIARTFAKVDVREQGSGNIGATNVARTVGKGLGALTLLLDATKGLVPVLVASALVEGRTAQPTLWIAITGLAAFLGHCFPLYLKFKGGKGVATALGVFLGTAPLAALAGAAVWGMVYGVFRISSIGSLLAALLVPTLIWFFYDHTTFWLAVLITVVVIAKHHGNIRRIIQRVEEKA; translated from the coding sequence GTGAGCGAGCTCCCCCCCCTCCTGGCCTCGGTGGTCGTGCTCGCCTACCTGATGGGCTCGGTGCCCTTCGGTCTGCTCATCGCCCGCACCTTCGCGAAGGTGGACGTGCGCGAGCAGGGCAGCGGCAACATCGGCGCGACCAACGTCGCGCGCACCGTGGGCAAGGGCCTCGGCGCGCTGACCCTGCTCCTCGACGCCACCAAGGGGCTGGTGCCGGTGCTCGTCGCCTCGGCCCTCGTCGAGGGCCGCACCGCTCAGCCGACCCTCTGGATCGCGATCACCGGCCTCGCCGCCTTCCTGGGCCACTGCTTCCCCCTCTACCTGAAGTTCAAGGGCGGCAAGGGCGTGGCCACCGCCCTGGGCGTCTTCCTGGGCACGGCGCCCCTGGCGGCGCTCGCCGGCGCCGCGGTCTGGGGGATGGTCTACGGGGTCTTCCGGATCTCCAGCATCGGCTCCCTCCTGGCCGCGCTGCTGGTGCCCACCCTGATCTGGTTCTTCTACGACCACACGACCTTCTGGCTGGCCGTGCTCATCACCGTGGTGGTCATCGCCAAGCACCACGGCAACATCCGCCGGATCATCCAGCGGGTGGAGGAGAAGGCGTAG
- a CDS encoding DUF2752 domain-containing protein yields MIPLAAPSPAPLRRLGLAEVYLGIGLLAVLVARFFPFEAMGTLYRCPSLVLFDLPCLTCGFTRSWIRLAHLEVGSAFAVSPLGATIFLLLCGLLLFGVLRLALGLRWPRFSLSRRATLGLKLSLVTVILANWAYLVFSHRVLGTWQ; encoded by the coding sequence GTGATCCCGCTGGCCGCTCCCTCACCGGCGCCGCTGCGGCGCCTCGGCCTGGCCGAGGTCTACCTGGGCATCGGCCTGCTGGCGGTGCTGGTCGCCCGCTTCTTCCCCTTCGAGGCGATGGGCACCCTCTACCGCTGCCCCTCCCTCGTGCTCTTCGATCTGCCCTGCCTCACCTGCGGCTTCACCCGCTCCTGGATCCGGCTGGCGCACCTCGAGGTCGGCAGCGCCTTCGCGGTCTCCCCGCTGGGCGCGACGATCTTCCTCTTGCTCTGCGGCCTGCTCCTCTTCGGTGTGCTGCGCCTCGCCCTCGGGCTTCGCTGGCCGCGCTTCTCCCTCTCCCGGCGGGCGACCCTCGGCCTGAAGCTCTCCCTGGTCACCGTGATCCTGGCGAACTGGGCCTACCTCGTCTTCTCCCACCGCGTGCTGGGGACCTGGCAGTGA
- a CDS encoding TonB-dependent receptor, with amino-acid sequence MLAVRSPRLVLGLLLAALLLPVLPARADLRREAKKHFARGMELIRTGEYEEGVAALERAYELKPHPVVIFNIARAWTDAGEPERALHYYRRYLESDPADRSKVEAIVTTLEAMQREELEAARAAEAEAEAARERASRGEETLTLGAEARGELDRSAALLLDLARLTHSPELEARAEALGAIARSASLAPAPAAASEDPGAAPDAAVTVAGSGEAGVADETGAGEGAAAREPEAPARPRNEVPDELPDEEVYAEQVVAASRLAASPLDAPGATAAVSEQDLRLSGASDLAAILRRAAGVEVMTLTPGDSQVSIRGLNQRLSNKVLVLIDGRSVYLDFLGTTLWPALPVARDEIERIEVIRGPASALYGADAFSGIINIVLRDPGEERVHLSLRAGEGGTLGLQTVLSGRTEKGLAWRASAHGQQAQQHSLPVDPERADLLVFPEQPQIGLRNLGARLDLTLRPARGFTLRGGAGLTGGSQTFLGIGRLRELHARDSVFGQTHLSLSTPWGVEARAYWNLYRADVGDFASPLGSVETRIDDLASHAVDAEVVLARSFHLLLPHELVVGAGYRFKSIVMSWLDDDHLEHHLSAFLEDALVLHPRLRLTLSGRLDHHPLLEQPQLSPRAALNWRFTDTQALRLSAGSAFRSPTFVESYLDFANQTPVRGVTALGLGNRELLPEVITSFELGYRLEGSFLAVEANAYYNRVSRQILLSRIEPYGLTDAPGYLEDAEAFPVGQLVFENDDARFRQAGAELGCRFFPLEGVDAYFSYAFHDTRPEDASGLEGREADRRTPAHALGAGLQYRSPFGLELGVDLSFRSGTVWVEQVTDEVRGVRFEAFELPAYTVLDAWLGYRFPGDRLELALTGSNLVDAGHREHPFGQRLQRRLGLLLRASF; translated from the coding sequence ATGCTCGCCGTCCGCTCCCCCCGTCTCGTCCTCGGCCTCCTCCTCGCCGCGCTCCTCCTGCCGGTGCTCCCCGCGCGCGCGGACCTCCGGCGCGAGGCCAAGAAGCACTTCGCCCGGGGGATGGAGCTGATCCGGACCGGCGAGTACGAGGAGGGCGTCGCCGCGCTCGAGCGGGCCTACGAGCTCAAGCCGCACCCGGTCGTGATCTTCAACATCGCCCGCGCCTGGACCGACGCCGGGGAGCCCGAGCGGGCGCTGCACTACTACCGGCGCTACCTCGAGAGCGACCCCGCGGACCGCAGCAAGGTGGAGGCGATCGTCACCACCCTCGAGGCCATGCAGCGCGAGGAGCTCGAGGCCGCCCGGGCCGCGGAGGCCGAGGCCGAGGCCGCCCGCGAGAGGGCCTCCCGCGGAGAGGAGACCCTGACCCTGGGCGCCGAGGCCCGGGGCGAGCTCGATCGCTCCGCGGCCCTCCTCCTCGACCTGGCGCGGCTCACTCACAGCCCCGAGCTCGAGGCGCGGGCCGAGGCCCTCGGGGCCATCGCCCGGAGCGCGAGCCTCGCGCCTGCCCCCGCCGCGGCCAGCGAGGACCCCGGGGCGGCCCCCGACGCCGCCGTCACGGTGGCCGGGAGTGGAGAGGCCGGCGTCGCCGACGAGACCGGAGCGGGGGAGGGCGCCGCCGCGCGGGAGCCCGAGGCGCCGGCCCGGCCGCGCAACGAGGTGCCGGACGAGCTGCCCGACGAGGAGGTCTACGCCGAGCAGGTGGTCGCGGCCTCGCGCCTGGCGGCCTCTCCCCTCGACGCGCCGGGGGCCACCGCGGCGGTGAGCGAGCAGGATCTGCGGCTCTCCGGGGCGAGCGATCTGGCCGCCATCCTGCGCCGCGCCGCCGGGGTCGAGGTGATGACCCTGACCCCGGGCGACTCCCAGGTCTCGATCCGCGGCCTGAACCAGCGCCTCTCGAACAAAGTGCTGGTGCTCATCGACGGCCGCTCGGTCTACCTCGACTTCCTCGGGACGACCCTCTGGCCCGCGCTCCCGGTGGCCCGCGACGAGATCGAGCGCATCGAGGTGATCCGCGGCCCGGCCTCGGCGCTCTACGGCGCCGACGCCTTCAGCGGGATCATCAACATCGTCCTGCGCGATCCCGGCGAGGAGCGGGTGCACCTCTCGCTGCGGGCCGGTGAGGGCGGCACCCTCGGCCTCCAGACCGTGCTCTCCGGCCGCACCGAGAAGGGCCTGGCCTGGCGGGCGAGCGCCCACGGGCAGCAGGCCCAGCAGCACTCCCTGCCGGTGGATCCCGAGCGGGCGGACCTCCTCGTCTTCCCCGAGCAGCCCCAGATCGGCCTGCGCAACCTCGGGGCCCGCCTCGACCTGACGCTGCGGCCGGCGCGGGGCTTCACCCTGCGAGGCGGCGCGGGCCTGACCGGGGGCTCCCAGACCTTCCTGGGGATCGGGCGCCTGCGCGAGCTCCACGCCCGCGACTCGGTCTTCGGCCAGACCCACCTCTCCCTCTCCACGCCCTGGGGCGTCGAGGCCCGCGCCTACTGGAACCTCTACCGGGCCGACGTGGGCGACTTCGCCTCGCCCCTCGGGAGCGTCGAGACCCGCATCGACGATCTGGCCTCCCACGCGGTCGACGCCGAGGTCGTCCTCGCCCGCAGCTTCCACCTCCTCTTGCCTCACGAGCTGGTGGTGGGCGCGGGCTACCGCTTCAAGTCCATCGTGATGTCCTGGCTGGACGACGACCACCTCGAGCACCACCTCTCGGCCTTCCTGGAGGACGCCCTGGTGCTGCACCCGCGGCTGCGCCTCACCCTCTCCGGTCGCCTCGATCACCACCCGCTCCTCGAGCAGCCGCAGCTCTCGCCGCGCGCGGCGCTGAACTGGCGCTTCACCGACACCCAGGCCCTGCGCCTCTCGGCCGGCTCCGCCTTCCGCTCGCCCACCTTCGTCGAGAGCTACCTCGACTTCGCCAACCAGACGCCGGTGCGGGGCGTGACCGCGCTGGGCCTGGGCAACCGCGAGCTGCTCCCCGAGGTCATCACCTCCTTCGAGCTGGGCTACCGGCTCGAGGGGAGCTTCCTCGCGGTGGAGGCCAACGCCTACTACAACCGGGTCTCCCGCCAGATCCTGCTCTCCCGGATCGAGCCCTACGGCCTCACCGACGCGCCCGGCTACCTCGAGGACGCCGAGGCCTTCCCGGTGGGGCAGCTGGTCTTCGAGAACGACGACGCCCGCTTCCGGCAAGCCGGCGCCGAGCTGGGCTGCCGCTTCTTCCCCCTCGAGGGCGTCGATGCCTACTTCAGCTACGCCTTCCACGACACGCGCCCCGAGGACGCCAGCGGCCTCGAGGGGCGGGAGGCCGACCGGCGCACGCCAGCCCACGCCCTGGGCGCGGGCCTGCAGTACCGCTCGCCCTTCGGCCTCGAGCTGGGCGTCGATCTGAGCTTCCGCTCCGGCACGGTCTGGGTGGAGCAGGTCACCGACGAGGTGCGGGGGGTCCGCTTCGAGGCCTTCGAGCTGCCCGCCTACACGGTCCTGGACGCGTGGCTGGGCTACCGCTTCCCCGGCGACCGCCTCGAGCTGGCCCTCACCGGCTCCAACCTCGTCGACGCGGGTCACCGCGAGCACCCCTTCGGCCAGCGCCTGCAGCGGCGCCTCGGTCTCCTCCTGCGGGCGAGCTTCTAG
- a CDS encoding AgmX/PglI C-terminal domain-containing protein, translating to MRAAGALLLLALTGACAHGGPAGEVPVGPATSPAATPAEGATGAASPGAAREEEGEVDALLRSHLPEVTRCYELLLKEAPEYGGRFLLTLDVAPGGELEGLTFTSETSDPAPLEGCLRASFEGLRFPPSEAGFLLEVPFSFAPKIVEPEPEGEGEATPSPPPAG from the coding sequence ATGAGAGCCGCGGGCGCCCTCCTGCTCCTCGCCCTGACCGGCGCCTGCGCCCACGGCGGCCCCGCCGGCGAGGTGCCGGTGGGCCCCGCGACCTCCCCGGCGGCCACCCCGGCGGAGGGAGCCACCGGCGCCGCGTCGCCCGGCGCCGCCCGCGAGGAGGAGGGAGAGGTCGACGCCCTGCTGCGCAGCCACCTCCCGGAGGTCACCCGCTGCTACGAGCTCCTCCTGAAGGAGGCCCCCGAGTACGGCGGCCGCTTCCTCCTCACCCTCGACGTCGCCCCCGGCGGAGAGCTCGAGGGGCTCACCTTCACCTCCGAGACCTCGGACCCCGCTCCCCTCGAGGGCTGCCTGCGCGCCTCCTTCGAGGGCCTGCGCTTCCCGCCGAGCGAGGCGGGCTTCCTCCTGGAGGTGCCCTTCTCCTTCGCCCCGAAGATCGTCGAGCCCGAGCCCGAGGGCGAAGGCGAGGCTACGCCTTCTCCTCCACCCGCTGGATGA